One Pasteurella dagmatis DNA segment encodes these proteins:
- the rsmE gene encoding 16S rRNA (uracil(1498)-N(3))-methyltransferase, producing MRIPRIYHPTSLQGITFCELSEDAANHVGRVLRMQVGEQLELFDGSNHTYAATITQVSKKAVTVEILSQQLDDRESHLKIHLGQVISRGERMEFTIQKSVELGVSVITPLWSERCGVKLDADRMEKKIQQWQKIAIAACEQCGRNVIPEIRPLMRLQDWCAEKDGALKLNLHPKAQYSIRTLPAIPEEGVRLLIGSEGGLSPQEISQTEQQGFTEVLLGKRVLRTETASLAAISALQICFGDLG from the coding sequence ATGAGAATACCTCGAATTTATCATCCTACTTCCTTACAAGGAATAACATTTTGTGAATTAAGTGAAGACGCGGCCAACCACGTTGGACGTGTGTTACGTATGCAGGTTGGTGAACAATTAGAATTATTTGATGGTAGCAACCATACTTACGCAGCAACCATTACGCAAGTGAGTAAAAAAGCCGTTACGGTAGAAATCCTCAGCCAGCAATTAGACGACCGCGAGAGCCATCTAAAAATTCATTTGGGTCAAGTGATATCACGCGGTGAGCGAATGGAATTTACGATACAAAAATCCGTTGAGCTTGGAGTGAGTGTAATTACTCCATTATGGTCGGAACGCTGTGGGGTCAAGTTGGATGCGGATCGAATGGAGAAAAAGATCCAACAATGGCAAAAAATAGCAATTGCCGCTTGTGAACAATGTGGACGCAATGTGATCCCTGAAATTCGTCCTCTGATGAGATTACAAGATTGGTGTGCAGAAAAAGATGGGGCATTGAAGTTGAATTTGCATCCAAAAGCCCAATATTCTATTCGTACCTTACCAGCAATTCCAGAGGAAGGGGTACGTTTACTGATAGGCTCGGAAGGGGGCTTATCACCACAAGAGATTTCTCAAACAGAGCAACAAGGCTTTACCGAAGTGTTGCTTGGCAAACGAGTGCTACGCACTGAAACAGCCTCACTAGCGGCGATTAGCGCATTACAAATTTGTTTTGGGGATCTAGGTTAA
- a CDS encoding pirin family protein, translating to MKKVAKVHYAPAKHWVGNGFHVQSMFSYQDKDKNLDPFLLMDYNPPRHFDGGRKHDFRGVGEHPHRGFETVTIAYQGEVQHADSTGGGGIIGTGDVQWMTAGAGIMHEEFHSEKFSKEGGMFEMVQLWVNLPAKDKMTPPKYQAITSADIPVVELENNAGSARIIAGVFNSTKGAASTFSPINMWDVKMNAGKEHTFAVPESHNLIILVLDGTLQINGSEIARRGELVTFETGGENVHIETNNEVKLLILTGEPINEPIVGYGPFVMNTQDEILQAMHDVQSGKFGKIAAH from the coding sequence ATGAAAAAAGTCGCAAAAGTTCACTATGCACCAGCAAAACACTGGGTTGGCAATGGTTTCCATGTCCAATCTATGTTTAGCTATCAAGACAAAGACAAAAATTTAGATCCATTTTTATTAATGGATTATAACCCTCCACGCCATTTTGACGGTGGACGTAAACATGATTTTAGAGGTGTTGGTGAGCATCCACATCGTGGCTTTGAAACAGTTACTATAGCTTATCAAGGTGAAGTACAACACGCAGACTCCACAGGAGGTGGTGGTATAATTGGTACTGGCGATGTGCAATGGATGACAGCTGGTGCAGGGATTATGCACGAAGAATTTCATTCTGAAAAATTCTCTAAAGAAGGAGGCATGTTTGAAATGGTGCAATTGTGGGTGAATTTACCTGCCAAAGACAAAATGACACCACCAAAATATCAAGCCATTACATCGGCAGATATTCCCGTAGTAGAATTGGAAAATAATGCAGGCTCTGCTCGCATTATCGCAGGTGTTTTCAATAGCACCAAGGGAGCAGCTAGCACATTCAGTCCAATTAATATGTGGGACGTCAAAATGAATGCGGGCAAAGAGCATACATTTGCAGTACCTGAAAGCCATAATCTCATCATTTTGGTATTGGATGGAACGTTACAAATCAATGGTAGTGAGATCGCTCGTCGTGGTGAATTAGTCACCTTCGAAACAGGTGGTGAGAATGTGCATATTGAGACAAATAATGAAGTGAAATTACTTATTTTAACAGGTGAACCAATTAACGAACCCATTGTTGGTTACGGTCCGTTTGTAATGAATACACAAGATGAAATTTTGCAAGCAATGCATGATGTGCAAAGCGGAAAATTCGGAAAAATTGCAGCTCACTAA
- the recO gene encoding DNA repair protein RecO, producing MIENWQRGFVLHRKAYSETSLLVDLFTEESGRLTVIAKGARAKRSSLKSVLQPFTPLLLRWTGKGELKTLTKAEPAAIALPLQHTALYSGFYVNELLSRVLEPETAYPQLFQNYLRCLTGLASNTQQVEPYLRHFEFELLHTLGYGVDFCHCAGSGKIVDENMTYRYREEKGFIASLIKDNLTFYGRDLLAFEAREFHDPATLQAAKRFTRMALKPYLGNKPLKSRELFTQYVLYQK from the coding sequence ATGATCGAAAATTGGCAACGTGGTTTTGTGCTACATCGCAAAGCATACAGTGAAACGAGCTTATTAGTGGATTTATTTACTGAAGAGTCAGGTCGTTTGACAGTGATTGCCAAAGGAGCACGTGCCAAACGTTCCAGCTTAAAAAGTGTTTTACAGCCATTTACTCCATTATTACTCCGTTGGACAGGTAAGGGAGAACTCAAAACGCTCACTAAAGCAGAGCCTGCAGCCATTGCACTACCTTTACAACATACCGCATTGTACAGTGGCTTTTATGTCAATGAATTACTTAGCAGAGTACTAGAACCAGAAACTGCATATCCGCAACTTTTCCAAAATTATTTACGCTGTTTAACTGGGCTTGCTAGCAACACACAACAAGTCGAGCCTTATTTACGCCATTTTGAGTTCGAGCTGTTACACACGCTCGGTTATGGCGTCGATTTTTGTCATTGTGCAGGTTCGGGGAAAATTGTTGATGAAAATATGACTTATCGTTATCGAGAAGAAAAAGGCTTTATCGCCTCATTAATTAAAGATAACCTCACCTTTTATGGAAGGGATTTACTCGCTTTTGAAGCACGTGAATTTCACGATCCCGCTACTTTACAAGCGGCAAAGCGCTTTACAAGAATGGCATTGAAACCCTATTTAGGGAATAAACCATTGAAAAGTCGAGAATTATTTACACAATATGTTTTATATCAGAAATAA
- the rlmD gene encoding 23S rRNA (uracil(1939)-C(5))-methyltransferase RlmD, with product MVLHYAPPKKTQKAPHFRTEILDLDYQGLGVAKIQGKTWFIENALPSETVEVQPIEEKRQYSRGVAHKILKQSTERQVPPCKYYQQCGGCQTQHISIHLQRATKQKALLQRLSKLQPDVQLMPMLTGEAWHYRRRVRLSMLFNLKTKKLDIGFRQKKSQQIVNIQHCNILEPKLSQILPKLTALFTQWSTPKQLGHIELVKVDNGIAMLLRHIGNLTDNDRTLLLEFALQEKLMLFLQQQDEIIQLSGEAPFYQIGDLKLQFDIRDFIQVNADLNLKMIATALDWLELNSTDNVLDLFCGMGNFTLPLSRKVKSVIGIEGVQEMVQKAQKNAEQNQCANVQFYQTNLDQRFSDQAWAKLPFDKILLDPPRTGAAFALNALCELGAQKILYVSCNPATLIRDTEILADFGYRLSKVAMIDMFPHTGHLESISLFEKV from the coding sequence ATGGTTTTACATTACGCACCACCAAAAAAAACACAAAAGGCACCGCACTTTCGCACTGAAATTCTTGATTTAGACTATCAAGGCTTAGGTGTGGCAAAAATTCAAGGCAAAACGTGGTTTATTGAAAATGCCTTGCCTAGTGAAACCGTTGAAGTACAACCTATTGAAGAAAAGCGCCAATACAGTCGTGGGGTAGCTCATAAGATTTTAAAACAAAGCACTGAACGTCAAGTACCACCATGCAAGTATTACCAACAATGCGGTGGCTGCCAAACCCAGCATATATCTATTCACTTACAACGTGCTACCAAACAAAAAGCTCTTTTACAACGTTTGTCTAAACTACAACCTGATGTGCAATTAATGCCAATGCTTACAGGCGAAGCTTGGCATTATCGTCGACGGGTGCGTTTAAGTATGCTGTTTAACTTAAAAACAAAGAAACTGGATATAGGCTTTCGCCAAAAAAAATCCCAACAGATCGTTAATATTCAACATTGTAATATTTTAGAACCTAAATTAAGCCAAATTTTACCTAAATTGACCGCACTTTTTACACAGTGGTCAACGCCCAAGCAACTCGGGCATATTGAATTAGTCAAAGTGGATAATGGCATTGCAATGTTGCTCCGCCATATCGGAAATTTAACAGACAATGACCGCACTTTATTGCTAGAGTTTGCCCTGCAAGAAAAGCTAATGCTGTTTTTACAGCAACAAGATGAGATTATTCAGTTAAGTGGTGAAGCCCCATTTTATCAAATTGGGGATCTAAAATTACAATTTGATATTCGTGATTTTATTCAGGTGAACGCTGATTTAAACCTGAAAATGATCGCAACAGCATTAGACTGGTTGGAACTGAACTCTACGGATAATGTGCTAGATTTATTCTGCGGAATGGGGAATTTTACTCTACCATTAAGTCGCAAAGTGAAAAGTGTGATTGGCATTGAAGGTGTACAAGAAATGGTACAAAAAGCACAGAAGAACGCGGAACAAAATCAATGTGCTAATGTCCAATTTTACCAAACGAACCTTGATCAACGCTTTTCCGATCAAGCGTGGGCAAAGCTACCTTTTGACAAAATTTTATTGGATCCACCACGCACAGGTGCTGCTTTTGCATTAAACGCCTTGTGTGAATTAGGTGCTCAAAAAATATTATATGTGTCTTGTAATCCTGCTACTTTGATTCGAGATACAGAAATCTTAGCCGACTTCGGCTATCGCTTAAGCAAAGTAGCAATGATCGATATGTTTCCACATACGGGGCATTTAGAATCTATAAGTTTATTTGAGAAAGTATAG
- the relA gene encoding GTP diphosphokinase, translating into MVAVRSSHLVNPNEFVIEKWCENLDLPSAVKSTLIEAWYYSHQTILEQQPVPATCSTSSGVEMVEILHSLNMDADTLLTAMLYPIINHKLVALDQIAEKFGTNISKLAKGVMEMDNIRQLNASQSANSSQVDNIRRMLLAMVDDFRCVIIKLAERITFLRDAENHCSEEDKVLAAKECANIYAPLANRLGIGQLKWELEDYCFRYLHPTQYRSIAKLLQERRLDREQYIADFVAELNGYLNENLEKAEVYGRPKHIYSIWRKMQKKHLEFSDLYDVRAVRIIVQKLQDCYSALGIVHTHFKHIPKEFDDYVANPKPNGYQSIHTVVLGKGGKPIEVQIRTQQMHDDAELGVAAHWKYKEGEISGRSGYEEKITWLRKLLAWQDDITDSGEVMAEMRSQVFDDRVYVFTPKGEVIDLPTGSTPLDFAYAIHSEIGHRCIGAKVGGRIVPFTYQLQMGDQVDIITQKNPNPSRDWLNPNLGFTHTAKARAKIHAWFRKQDRDKNIPAGKEMLENEITRLNITLKQVEQHGLPRYNLKNLDDLYSGLGGGDIRLNHLINYLQNKLIKVSAQEADEEILRHVASKSAVNSQHKADKKGFVIVEGVGNLMHHIARCCQPIPGDDIVGYITMGRGISIHRSDCEQFLELQNAHPERVVDSVWGENYSSGFRLNIRIIASDRNGLLRDITTILANDKISVSGVSSRIDQKKQLATIDMEIELNNVQILSKILARLSKLEDVIEAKRL; encoded by the coding sequence ATGGTTGCAGTACGAAGTTCTCATTTGGTCAATCCCAACGAATTTGTGATTGAAAAATGGTGCGAAAATTTAGACCTACCTTCAGCAGTAAAAAGTACATTAATTGAAGCTTGGTATTATTCGCATCAAACGATCCTCGAACAACAACCAGTTCCCGCTACTTGTTCCACCTCATCGGGCGTTGAAATGGTGGAAATTCTGCACAGTTTAAATATGGATGCAGACACCTTACTTACTGCAATGCTTTATCCTATTATTAATCATAAGCTCGTTGCACTTGACCAAATTGCAGAAAAATTTGGAACCAATATCAGCAAACTTGCCAAAGGCGTTATGGAAATGGATAACATTCGCCAACTTAACGCTAGCCAATCTGCCAATAGCTCTCAAGTAGACAACATTCGACGAATGCTACTTGCAATGGTCGATGATTTCCGTTGTGTGATCATCAAACTTGCAGAACGAATTACCTTTCTACGTGATGCGGAAAATCATTGTTCAGAAGAAGATAAAGTATTAGCAGCTAAAGAATGCGCAAATATTTATGCACCGCTCGCTAACCGTTTAGGGATCGGGCAACTCAAATGGGAGCTTGAAGATTATTGTTTCCGTTATTTACACCCGACTCAATATCGTAGCATCGCAAAACTGTTGCAAGAACGTCGTTTAGACCGTGAGCAATATATCGCTGATTTTGTGGCAGAATTAAATGGCTATCTCAATGAGAATTTAGAGAAAGCCGAAGTGTATGGTCGCCCAAAACATATTTACAGTATCTGGCGAAAAATGCAGAAAAAACATCTTGAATTCAGTGATTTATACGATGTTCGAGCAGTCCGAATTATCGTACAAAAACTGCAAGATTGTTATTCTGCATTGGGGATTGTGCACACCCACTTTAAACATATCCCAAAAGAATTTGATGACTATGTAGCGAACCCCAAACCCAATGGTTACCAATCTATCCACACTGTTGTATTAGGCAAAGGTGGTAAACCAATTGAGGTTCAAATCCGTACTCAACAAATGCATGATGATGCAGAATTAGGCGTAGCAGCTCACTGGAAATACAAAGAAGGTGAGATAAGCGGGCGTTCAGGCTACGAAGAAAAAATCACTTGGCTACGTAAATTGTTAGCGTGGCAAGATGATATTACAGATTCTGGCGAAGTGATGGCGGAAATGCGTAGCCAAGTTTTCGATGATCGTGTTTACGTATTTACGCCAAAAGGGGAAGTGATAGATTTACCTACTGGCTCAACCCCATTGGATTTTGCTTATGCAATCCACAGCGAAATTGGTCACCGCTGTATTGGTGCAAAAGTTGGTGGACGAATTGTACCATTTACCTATCAGCTACAAATGGGCGATCAGGTGGATATTATCACTCAGAAAAATCCAAACCCAAGCCGAGACTGGTTAAACCCAAATTTAGGCTTTACACACACGGCTAAAGCGAGAGCTAAAATCCATGCTTGGTTTAGGAAACAAGATCGCGATAAGAATATTCCTGCGGGTAAGGAAATGCTCGAAAACGAGATTACTCGTTTGAATATTACATTAAAACAGGTGGAGCAACACGGTTTACCACGCTATAACCTTAAAAATCTGGATGATTTATATTCAGGTTTGGGCGGTGGTGATATTCGCCTCAATCACCTAATCAACTATTTACAAAACAAGCTCATCAAGGTGAGTGCGCAAGAAGCTGACGAAGAAATTTTACGCCATGTAGCCAGTAAAAGTGCAGTCAATTCACAGCATAAAGCGGATAAAAAAGGATTTGTAATTGTAGAAGGTGTTGGCAATTTAATGCACCATATTGCACGTTGCTGTCAGCCGATTCCAGGTGACGACATTGTTGGTTATATTACAATGGGCAGAGGGATTTCAATTCACCGTAGTGACTGCGAACAATTTCTTGAGCTACAAAATGCACATCCAGAACGAGTCGTTGACTCCGTATGGGGAGAAAATTATTCTAGTGGTTTCAGACTGAATATTCGTATTATTGCGAGTGACCGAAATGGTTTATTACGTGATATTACGACAATATTAGCCAATGATAAAATCAGCGTATCTGGTGTTTCCAGCCGTATCGATCAGAAAAAGCAGCTTGCTACTATTGATATGGAAATTGAGCTGAATAATGTTCAAATTTTAAGTAAAATTTTAGCACGTCTTTCTAAACTAGAAGATGTGATTGAAGCAAAACGTCTATAA
- a CDS encoding diacylglycerol kinase, translating to MYKTTGLTHLIKATGYSLKGLKFAIRHETAFRHELLCCIFLVPLAFWLGDNGAEIALLLGSLLLVLALELINSAIESVVDRVGLEHHELSGRAKDLGSAAVFVAMVAVAVVWGCIIFY from the coding sequence ATGTATAAAACAACGGGTTTAACGCATTTAATTAAAGCAACAGGCTACTCATTGAAAGGACTCAAATTTGCGATACGCCACGAAACCGCTTTTCGTCACGAATTACTTTGTTGTATTTTCCTTGTACCACTGGCTTTTTGGTTAGGTGATAATGGTGCTGAAATTGCGTTACTGCTTGGATCATTATTGCTTGTACTTGCATTAGAATTAATTAATAGCGCTATTGAGTCCGTTGTCGATCGTGTTGGATTAGAACACCACGAATTATCTGGACGTGCAAAAGATCTTGGCTCAGCTGCTGTCTTTGTCGCAATGGTAGCGGTTGCCGTTGT